A stretch of DNA from Rothia mucilaginosa:
TCCGGGCTCAGAGTGCCCGGAAGGAAGGAAACAGCGGGGGAGAGAGTACGAATCTGAACGCGCGGTTCGCGAGGAACATCCGCAAGCGCCTGCGCATAGGGCACACCAGCTGCCGCCAAAGGATGCCGGATGCGCCGCGCACCCGCTGCCGGGCGGCTACCGGGGGTCGTGCCGTCAGGGGTGACACCGTCGGGGGTTGAGGAAGGAAACGTACTCACCACACCAGTCTATGCGCCCAAACCGGGCGGCAACATCCGGGGTAGATATTTGAGGAACAAGATACAAAAAGTGCAGGAAGGGCAGGTACGCCACTAATGCGATACTCTAAAAGGTAGAGCGAGAACGAACGCCAATACCGGCACGACATAGGCGGTGCGTTCCACTCGTTCCGTGGGCGCCTGTAGCCCGGACACACACCCCGAGAGAAGGACGCCTATGGCAGCGGAAGCACACGAAGCATCCTCGAATACTGACGCACCTGAACAGAAGAACAGCACCGCCGCCAGCGGTGCGGGCCGTACTCAGCGCTTCAGGAAACAGCCGCGTCAGTCCCTCACCGAGCGCGTCAAGAGCATCCGCCCCCTCGAACTGCTACCCGGTCTGCTGCTTGCCGCCGCCGTCATGGCGCTGTACACCTACTACTCGCTTCAACAGATGAAGCACTGGGTGACCCCCTCCTGGGACCTGGCGATTTTCACCCAGATGGCGCAGGCGTACTCGCACTTCTCCGTGCCCATCGTGCCCATTAAGGGGCCCGACTTTAACCTCTGGGGTGACCACTTCCACCCGATTCTGGTGCTCCTGGGGCCCGTCTACGCGCTGTTCCCCTCGCCGACCACCCTGCTGGTCGTGCAGAACGCCCTGGTTGCCTTCGCAAGCTTCGCCATTGTGCGCTTCACTCAGCGTGCCTTCGCGCTCGCCCAGAAAACTGAGGGCGCTGATACTGCGGAAAACCTCAAGTCCGCAAAACTTCAGGGCGTTATCCCGACCATCACCGGTCTGCTCCTCGGCGCCGGATTCGCCCTCAGCTTCGGCGTTCAGCAAGCTATCGCCGCCCAATTCCATGAAGTAGCCTTCGCCGTGCCGCTGCTCGCCATGAGCCTCGGCTACCTGGTGCTCGCCTCACGAGTGAGCGGCACCGAACGCGCACGCTACCTCGCCTACGCCTGCTGGTGGGCTCTACCCATTGCCTTCGTCAAAGAAGATATGGGCGTTACTGCCGCAGCCATCGGCCTGATTATCTTTATCCGCACCGGCTGGCTGAGCACCGCCGTAGACATTCTGATGCCGCGCCTCTCCGCCGGTACCCCCGCCCCCATGCGCACCCGCATGCAGCAGCTCTACTCCTCCTGGGCGCGCACCCCCGCCGTCGCCGAATCCACCATGGTCATGGTGTGGGGCGTCTTCTGGTCCGTCGTCGCGATCTACGTGATCCTGCCCTACTTCAACAGCGGCGGAAACTTCGACTACGCCGACAAGGTGAACTTCTCCGCAGCCCTGGGCGACCCCTTCGGCTCAGCACTGCAGATGCTCAGCAATAACACCAAGCTGGCAACCCTCGGCCTGCTGCTCATTACCGGAGCGGTCCTCTGGGTGATTTCTCCTCTTGCAGCAATTGCTCTGCCGACCCTTGCATGGCGTCTGCTCTCCACCATGGAATCCTACTGGGCGAGCACCTGGCACTACTCGCTTGTGCTCATGCCCGTCGTTTTCCTCGCACTGCTCGACGCTGTCATGCGGATACGCTACGGCGTGGTTCCCGCCGCGATTCCGGTGCGTTCAGGTGCGCGAGTAGCCGATAGCGCCTCCGACGAGGAGCCTCAGACCAACACCGAGCCCGGCCGCCTGACCGCACTGGCACGTCGCATGCCTGTATGGGCTCTACCCGCTGTGGCGCTCTTCCTTGCCGCATCCCCGATTTTCGTACCCGGTTCCCAGCAGCCCCTCGCATCCCTGGGTAATGCGCAGTTCACCGCCTCCGCGCTGACTACGACTGACCAGATGAAGCAGGAGGCCGTCCAGAAGGTACCCGAAGGGGTGACGGTCGCATCTGACCTGTCGATTCTGACCCAGCTGATTCCCGGTCGTACCGTCTACTGGATTGGCCACACCGGTGAACCCGCACCCGACTACGTGGTCATTGACCGTAAGAGTAACTCCTGGGGCGGCAACCCGCCGACCAACGCCGCACAGTACGCGGCTGACCGCTACGGCCACTCCTACGCGAAGTACGCGACCGTCGGCACGATTGATATTGTGCGACGGGTCGACTAGCCCCTCGGCTCAGCATCTTATTGAGCGCCCACTCCGCAATCGCTGGGGTGGGCGCTCGCCGTTAAGAGATGAGGTTTTAAGCACCTTTTGGGGTTAAATAGGCGACGCTAAGGTAGACTAGGTAGAACACGGGAACCCCCGATGAAGGTCTTGTGCGCACCCAGCACCCAAGGTGGTGCTGGAATTGTAGGTGCGCCGTACTCACCATCACCGATTGATACGCCCCACAAAATTGCGGTTCATACCGTACACGAGGGCCACTCTTAACGATCTCTGGTCCAGCGTCTTTGCTACGTCTGCTGTAACAGACACACCACCGCCGTAGAGCGGGAAGGCGAACCACCAGGAATGCGTGATATTGCATGTGAGCATTACCCGCCCTGTACACCCCTGTAACACAGGGACTACTGTGCGCCGAGCGTAGAGTATGAGCAGATGTGCGGATAATGTGCCGAGAAATTCAAGACCACCCCCAGCAAAAGCCGCTACCCGTAGCATCCGTAGAATACCTCTGCAGAATGTGTCGGTAACGGAGGACCCCTGGACGCTCTACTCCCCAGGGGATGATGTGTGGCTGGGCCGTGAAGGGGACACCCGGTAAGCGCCGAAAAGCGTGCGCTATCCACCCCTACCGTATAGAGGAAAAATTGACTGAGAATACTGCTACCCCGGCCGAACTGAACGCCGAGGCAGAGACCGTTGTGACCGCTGAGAACATTACCGAGAACACCGCAGAGAATATCGTTGAGAACCCTGCTGTAGAAGCAGAAGAAACCGCTACAGAAGCGCCTGCCGCAGAAGAAACCGCCGAAAAGGCTGAAGAAGAAGGCGTACGCTTCACCGACCTGGGCCTGGACGCCCGCGTCCTGGCGGCTCTGGAAGAGGTAGGCTACGAGAAGCCGTCCCCCATTCAGGAACAGACCATCCCCCTGCTGCTTGAGGGCCACGACGTGGTTGGTCTGGCACAGACCGGTACCGGTAAGACCGCAGCATTCGCGCTGCCGGCACTGTCCCGCATGGCTGAACTCGCCGACATCAACGGCGTCTCCCGCGACACCCAGGTTCTGGTCCTGGCACCCACCCGCGAGCTGGCTCTGCAGGTTGCAGAAGCCTTCTCCTCCTACGCAACCCACATGGAGGACTTCACCGTCCTGCCCATCTACGGTGGCTCCCCCTACGGCCCGCAGCTGGCCGGTCTGCGCCGCGGTGCGCAGGTCGTCGTCGGTACCCCCGGCCGCGTGATTGACCACCTGGAAAAGGGCTCTCTGGACCTGTCCAACCTGCAGTATCTGGTACTCGATGAGGCAGACGAAATGCTGCGCATGGGCTTTGCCGAAGACGTGGAAAAGATCCTCGAAGGTACCCCCGACAACAAGCAGGTTGCGCTCTTCTCCGCAACCATGCCCAACTCGATCCGCAAGATCGCTCAGCAGTACCTGAACGACCCCGTTGAGGTCCGTGTCAAGGCTAAGACCACCACCAGCGCAAACATCAGCCAGCGCTACATGCAGGTCATGCACTCCCACAAGCTGGACGCAATGACCCGCGTGCTCGAGGTTGAAAACTACGACGGCATCATCGTCTTCGTGCGCACCAAGAAGGAAACCGAGGAAGTTGCCGACAAGCTGAAGGCACGCGGTTTCGCGGCAGCAGCGATTAACGGTGACATCCCCCAGCAGCTGCGTGAGCGCACCGTTGACGCCCTGCGTGACGGCCGCATCGACATCCTCGTGGCAACCGACGTGGCGGCACGCGGCCTGGACGTTGAGCGCATCTCCCTGGTCGTCAACTACGACATCCCCCACGACACCGAGTCCTACGTGCACCGCATCGGTCGTACCGGCCGTGCAGGTCGCGAAGGTGCCGCAATCCTCTTCGTCACCCCGCGTGAGAAGTACATGCTGCGTCAGATTGAGAAGGCAACCCGCCAGAAGGTCGAGCCGATGCACATGCCCACCGCAGAGGCAGTGAACGAGACCCGTAAGCAGCGCTTCGCACAGCAGATTACCGAGACTATCGAGTCTGAGGACCTGAGCTTCTTCCGCCAGATTATCGAGGACTACGAGAACGAGCACGACACCACCGCTGAGGATATTGCAGCTGCACTGGCTGTTATTGCTCAGCAGGGTCGCCCCTTCTTCCTCGATGAGAGCGAAGATATCGCCAACAAGTCCCGCCCCTTCTCTGACGATGATTCGGATCGCGGCGGCCGCAAGGCAAAGCGCGCGCACAACGACGAGGGTATGGTCAACTACAAGTTGAACGTTGGCCGTTCCTCCCGCGTGACCGCAGGCGCTATTGTGGGTGCACTGGCTAACGAGGGTGGCATTAAGGGCTCCCAGATTGGCTCCATCGACATTCGCCAGCACTTCACCATTGTTGGCCTGCCCGAGGACCTGCCCCGCGACTTCTTCGATCGCCTGCGCGACACCAAGATTGCTGGCGAGTTCATCAACATCCGCAAGGACAATGGTCCCAAGGGTGGCGGCGGTGGCCGCAGCTTCGGCGGTGGCCGTCGTGAGGGCGGTTTCCGCGACTTCGATCGCCGTGAGGGTGGTCGTCGTGAGGGTGGCTACCGCGGTAACCGTGACGGTGGCCGTGACTTCGGCGGTGACCGCGACTTCAAGCGTCGTGACTTCGGTGGCAAGCGCAATGACCGTGACTTTGGCGGCCGCGACTTCGGCGGCCGTGATAACCGCCGCGAGGGTGGCTACCGTGGCAACCGTGACGGTGGCCGTAACTTTGGCGGTCGCGACTTCGGCGGCCGTGATAACCGTCGTGAGGGCGGCTACCGCGGTAACCGTGATGGTGGTCGTGACTTCGGCGGCCGCGGCAAGCGCTACTAAGATTTCGGCTAAGCCCGGATCTGCGGTGCGAGGGGCTTGCTGAGGCTATCGGCTAGCAGCCTTGTCATCCGCAGATGATTCAAAGACCGGCAGGGGAGTGATGAGCTCTCCTGCCGGTCTTTGTGTATCTGTGTGTTGATGTGTTTGCATCAGCTATTGCCGTGGCTCCTGATCAACGCTGGGCTCTCGGGCGGCAGCGTGGAGAACAACCAAGCATAAATGTGGCATATGCCATAGCTTCTCCGCTTGCGAGCATTCGTGAAGACCTGTATAGTTTTACCTGTTGCCCCGATAGCTCAGTGGTAGAGCGCCATCTTGGTAAGATGGAGGTCCCG
This window harbors:
- a CDS encoding DEAD/DEAH box helicase, with translation MTENTATPAELNAEAETVVTAENITENTAENIVENPAVEAEETATEAPAAEETAEKAEEEGVRFTDLGLDARVLAALEEVGYEKPSPIQEQTIPLLLEGHDVVGLAQTGTGKTAAFALPALSRMAELADINGVSRDTQVLVLAPTRELALQVAEAFSSYATHMEDFTVLPIYGGSPYGPQLAGLRRGAQVVVGTPGRVIDHLEKGSLDLSNLQYLVLDEADEMLRMGFAEDVEKILEGTPDNKQVALFSATMPNSIRKIAQQYLNDPVEVRVKAKTTTSANISQRYMQVMHSHKLDAMTRVLEVENYDGIIVFVRTKKETEEVADKLKARGFAAAAINGDIPQQLRERTVDALRDGRIDILVATDVAARGLDVERISLVVNYDIPHDTESYVHRIGRTGRAGREGAAILFVTPREKYMLRQIEKATRQKVEPMHMPTAEAVNETRKQRFAQQITETIESEDLSFFRQIIEDYENEHDTTAEDIAAALAVIAQQGRPFFLDESEDIANKSRPFSDDDSDRGGRKAKRAHNDEGMVNYKLNVGRSSRVTAGAIVGALANEGGIKGSQIGSIDIRQHFTIVGLPEDLPRDFFDRLRDTKIAGEFINIRKDNGPKGGGGGRSFGGGRREGGFRDFDRREGGRREGGYRGNRDGGRDFGGDRDFKRRDFGGKRNDRDFGGRDFGGRDNRREGGYRGNRDGGRNFGGRDFGGRDNRREGGYRGNRDGGRDFGGRGKRY
- a CDS encoding DUF2079 domain-containing protein — translated: MAAEAHEASSNTDAPEQKNSTAASGAGRTQRFRKQPRQSLTERVKSIRPLELLPGLLLAAAVMALYTYYSLQQMKHWVTPSWDLAIFTQMAQAYSHFSVPIVPIKGPDFNLWGDHFHPILVLLGPVYALFPSPTTLLVVQNALVAFASFAIVRFTQRAFALAQKTEGADTAENLKSAKLQGVIPTITGLLLGAGFALSFGVQQAIAAQFHEVAFAVPLLAMSLGYLVLASRVSGTERARYLAYACWWALPIAFVKEDMGVTAAAIGLIIFIRTGWLSTAVDILMPRLSAGTPAPMRTRMQQLYSSWARTPAVAESTMVMVWGVFWSVVAIYVILPYFNSGGNFDYADKVNFSAALGDPFGSALQMLSNNTKLATLGLLLITGAVLWVISPLAAIALPTLAWRLLSTMESYWASTWHYSLVLMPVVFLALLDAVMRIRYGVVPAAIPVRSGARVADSASDEEPQTNTEPGRLTALARRMPVWALPAVALFLAASPIFVPGSQQPLASLGNAQFTASALTTTDQMKQEAVQKVPEGVTVASDLSILTQLIPGRTVYWIGHTGEPAPDYVVIDRKSNSWGGNPPTNAAQYAADRYGHSYAKYATVGTIDIVRRVD